The Chitinophaga niabensis genomic interval CCTGGAAAACAATAAAGAACGCCTGAAAGCAGACGTGGTACTGATCTCGGACACCTCCATGATCAGTATGGACAATCCTTCCATAGACACCGGTCTCCGTGGCCTGGCCTATATGGAAGTTGCTGTAACCGGTGCCAACCGCGACCTGCACAGTGGCGTGTATGGCGGAGCAGTTGCCAATCCGGCCACCATACTCGCCAAAATGATCGCTTCCCTGCATGATGAAAATAACCACATCACCATTCCAGGCTTCTATAATGGCGTACAGGAATTGAGCGTGGCAGAAAGGGAAAGCCTGAACAAAGCCCCCTTCGATGAGGCCGAATACAAAAAAGACCTCGGCGTAGATGAACTTTGGGGCGAAAAAGGATACACCACGATCGAAAGGACCGGCATCCGCCCAACTTTAGAAGTGAATGGTATCTGGGGAGGTTATACCGGCGAAGGTGCCAAAACCGTATTACCCGGAAAAGCATTTGCCAAGATCTCCATGCGCCTGGTACCAGGCCAGGATTGGGTAGCTATCTCAGATCTTTTCAAAGCACATTTCGAAAAGATCGCGCCTAAATCTGTAAAAGTATCTGTAACGGCTCACCATGGTGGTTCTCCTTATGTTACGCCAACAGACAATATCGCCTTCAAAGCAGCCAGCAAAGCCATTGCCACTACTTTCGGAAAAGATCCTATCCCTGTACGGGGAGGCGGAAGTATTCCTATCGTGGCATTGTTTGAGAAAACACTGGGGTTAAAGACAGTGCTGATGGGCTTTGGCTTAGACAGTGATAACTTACACTCGCCGAATGAGAAGTACGGACTGGAGAATTTCTACAAGGGAATTGAAACCATCCCTTACTTCCACCAGTATTTTGCTGAGATGAGTAAAAAATAAAAAAAGCCGCAGTACTTACTGCGGCTTTTTTATGCTTTATTTCTTGATAGCCGCAATACCTGGCAATTCTTTTCCTTCAAAGTATTCCAGCATAGCGCCACCGCCGGTGGACACATAGCTAACTTTCTCTGCTAAACCGAATTTATTCACTGCCGCTACAGAATCTCCGCCACCAACAAGGGAGAAAGCACCATTTTCAGTGGCCTTCACAATGGCGTCTGCGATGGCTTTTGTACCACCCTGGAATGCTTCCATTTCAAAAACGCCCATTGGCCCGTTCCATAAAATGGTTTTAGAAGCAGCGATCACTTCACTGAACTTAGCGATGGATTTCGCCCCGATATCCAATCCCATCCAGCCGGCAGGGATATTATCATTAGAAACCAGTTGTGTATTGGCATCTGCTGCAAACTTATCAGCTGCAATAGAATCTTCAGGGATCAGCAATTGCACACCCAGGGATTTTGCTTTGGCCAGGAGTTCATTCGCGAGGTCCAGCTTGTCATTTTCCACGAGGGAGTTCCCGATCTCTTTGCCTTGTGCTTTCAGGAAGGTGTAAGCCATCCCGCCACCAATGATGATATTGTTGGCTTTGTTCATAAGGTTTTCGATGATGAGGATCTTGTCGCTCACCTTTGCTCCCCCGAGAATAGCCGTGAAAGGCTTTTCAGCACTGTGTAATACTTTTTCTGCGCTAATGGTTTCAGCTTCCATGAGCAATCCGAACATCTTCTTGTCCGCCGGGTAAAAATCAGCGATAATGGCTGTGGAAGCGTGAGCGCGGTGAGCGGTACCGAAAGCATCGTTCACATATACATCGCCCAATTTGGAGAGCTTCTCTGCAAAAGCACGATCGCCTTTTTCTTCTTCTTTATAGAAACGGAGGTTTTCCAGCAGCAGCACCTCTCCCATTTGCAGGTTGAGCGCAGCTTTTTCAGCAGTTTCGCCGATGCAGTCTTCCGCAAATTTCACGGTAGTACCGTCCAGCAGGCTGATCAGGTGAAAAACCAGGTGTTTAAGCGAGTATTTATTGGTAGGTCCGTCTTTCGGGCGGCCGAGATGGCTCATGAGGATCACAGCGCCGCCGTCTTTCAGTATCTTTTTGATAGTAGGTACTGCTGCGGTCATGCGGGTATCGTCCGTGATCTCGAATTGATCGTTCAGCGGCACGTTGAAATCTACGCGGATCAAGGCTTTCTGGCCCTTGAAATTATGATCAGAGAACTTACTCATGAAGGGAGGATTTTAGGAAAGGTAAGAAAAAAACCCTCCGTGTACCGCTGGGACAGCGTTTCGCGGAGGGTTGGTAAAATTATATAATGCGAATCGCTTATTTGCTGATCAGACCGGCAAAATGCTTCACAGTACGTACAAGCTGAGACACATAGCTCATTTCGTTATCGTACCAGGAAACGGTTTTCACGAGTTGGATATCGCCCTGGGTGAGTACCCTTGTTTGGGTAGCGTCGAACAGGGAGCCATAGTTGATACCGATGATGTCTGTGCTCACGATCTCGTCTTCAGTGTAGCCGTAAGATTCGTTCGCAGCAGCCTTCATGGCGGCATTGATCTCTTCAACAGTTACCTTTTTGCTGAGGATGGTAGTGAGTTCAGTTAAGGAACCGGTGATGGTTGGAACACGTTGTGCGCTACCGTCCAGCTTACCTTTCAGTTCCGGGAGCACCAGGCCGATAGCCTTAGCAGCACCAGTACTGTTAGGAACGATGTTCGCTGCAGCAGCGCGGGCGCGGCGCAGGTCACCTTTTGGATGTGGGGCATCCAGGGTGTTCTGATCGTTCGTGTAAGCGTGGATAGTGGTCATCAGACCAGTTACGATACCGTATTTATCATTCAGCACCTTAGCCATCGGAGCGAGGCAGTTGGTAGTGCAGGATGCGCAGGAGATAACCGTTTCGCTACCGTCCAGGATATCATGATTCACGTTGAAAACCACTGTTTTCAGGTCGCCGGTGGCGGGAGCAGAGATCACAACGCGTTTAGCACCAGCTTTGATGTGGGCTTCAGCTTTATCTTTATCTGCAAAGAAACCGGTGCATTCGATCACCACATCAATACCATGGTCTTTCCAGGGAATTTGACTAGGATCCTTCTGCGCGTATATTTTAACCTCTTCTCCGTTTACAGAGATAGAGTTATCGCTATGCTTCACTTCCTGTCCAAATCTACCTTGTGCAGAGTCGTATTTCAGCAAATGCGCTAAAACAGCGGGGCTGGTAAGGTCATTGATAGCCACCACGTCGATTCCTGGCATATTGTAAATTTGGCGGTAAACCAAGCGGCCGATCCGACCGAAACCATTAATACCAATTTTGAGAGAAGTTCCCATTTTACACTGTAGTTTGTAGATGAAAAAATTGAATTGCGAAATTACAGTCTTGGCGGGGATTAATCAATAGATATTTGGGTTAAGTAAATTTATTTTGGAAAATAGACAGGAGATTATACCTTTGCAATCCCAAAACAAGGGTACGCCGCGTTGGTCAAGCGGTTAAGACGCCTCCCTTTCACGGAGGAATGACGGGTTCGATTCCCGTACGCGGTACTAAGGGAAACAAAAGAGTTGTCATTTCTGACAACTCTTTTGTTTTTTACTAACTATACATCAAGCCTAATAAATATCCCAACTAATCAATCGGAAAACCTATATAAATAACTTTTCTACTTAACAATTGATTTTCAACAAAATAACATGCCGCAAAGTCTCGTACGGTATGTTTAACAAAATGTATCTTTTTGAAGTTCATACGGATGATTGAGCAGAAACATTTAAATAATTCTGTTCATCATTTTGTTGGGGGAATATTTATTACCGTCTAAGCAATTAGATTTGCCAATCCAGACTCGACCGATAACAATTTCTCATCTTGTTTAAGTGCCAGTGGATCGTTATTAATACACGAAAGGTTTCATCAGGCCCTTGCCACATGGATCAAACGGAAGTGATCCCACACTCCACTCATAAAATCTCCTTATCAAAGTGGAATATATAGGATGTTCAAACAACCTTTCATTATAGATAAGATTTACTTCGAATATTTTTTAATCCGTTTCTCTTTCGAAGAGAATTACAATTTTTCAATACATTATCTATGAGGAATTGAGTCAGATCTCCGCACTTTCTTTTATTCAAAGAACTTACTATTAAAAACTTCAGGTATAAAATCGTCTTATTTGGCGACGTTTGGGTAAATTAGTAGTATTAACAAACATTAAAACAACTTGGAGAAATGCTTTCTTAAAATAGGAGCACAGGTTCGGGCCTGGGAGTATGGTCCACCGGCTTTTTTGCAATTTCTTTTTGCCGAGGATTCTTTCTATAAAGAGCCAGCTGGCAAAGCGATGCTTACATACAAAAAAATTGGCTATACTTCTACATGCGGTAAGGCCTTGGAACGTTTTAGCAAAGATGGATTTGATTGGCAAATAATGGAAAAAGTCTATGCCAGTTATTACGATGAATTGTATGAGAATTTTGCTAATCTATTGGAATATCATGTTACAACTAATCATACTGATTGGGAAGATGAAATCCAGAAAGATTATATTAGAAACTATTTAAATGGTCTTTCAAAGCTAAGCAAGTCGGATCAGTTGAAGGATTTCAAAGCCTTTTATGTACCTATGTTACTGGCCGAGTCTGGTGAGAAGACTTCCATAGTTAAATCAAAAGATGGGGAAAAATATACGCTGAAGAAGTATGAACACAGAAGAATGCAAAATAATTTCGACTATTTTTTACTGGATAGATATCTTGGGCTGCCTCCATGGATTTTGTTAATTGCCGGATTATTCACAAATAGAAATAACCAGAATTGGAATTTTGATGAAGTTATCTCTGCGATGGATATCAAGTTGCTTTTAGAAGGACATCCACCTGAAACTACAATTGATTTGAACCTCTCTGGAATAATCCACTATGACCATGAAATAGAAGGCCTTCATGAGCGTCTTACCAAGAGATTAGTCAATAAGCTGAACCTCTATGGCAGTCTTTTGAGAACAGTTATAGAGAAGGATGTTACTGCAAGGAACATACATTTAAAAATGCATGTCAAAGAAACTCTAGCTACAATGGCCGACAGAAAAGCTTCAAATGATTTGAAGGGAAAAATTTTGGAAGAGCTTATGAGCAATATTTTTTCTAATGTCAATGGCTTTCATGTAACTAGTACCAGAATATCGCTGGGTGATGAGGAAATAGATCTGGTATTAAGAAATAACATTAATCGGCCTTTTTGGATGGCGTTTGGTAGTCCTCTTATTTTTGCTGAGTGTAAAAATTGGTCTAAGAAAGTAGGAGCTAGTGAATTCAGGGATTTTGAGGGGAAATTAAGGAACCATAAATCAGTGATCAAATTAAGTTTTTTCATCTCTTATATGGGATTTTCTTCGGAGGTAGAGTCTGCTATTAAGCGATCGTCCCAAGATGGTGCTCATATTGTTCTAATACAAGGAAGTGATTTAAAACAATATGTGGAATCTGATGTTGAGGTTCTGGACTGGCTCGAAAACTTGGCGACAAGACTTTATTAGTTGATATATGTATGTGTGGCATACCATAATAGTTCCATCCCGGCTCTTTTCTTCTATTTGAGTAGATGGTGCCTTTATCAACAATTCTTATAATTGGACGCATTAGGTTGTTCGCCCAATTGAAAATATCAATTGGGCGAACTATAATCCCGAAAACAGGCAACGACTATAATCGTCAGGACGGCCTATTAATGTTTTCCTGATTCTATATCGATGGGAAAATCTGCAAAAACGCATTTACGGTAGATGATCCTGAAAGATGGATTGGCCGATTAGCAACCAAATTTCTATCCCATCGGCCGCTGACTTAGAAAATGATGGAATTAATTTAAGCTTAGTGATAGCCTTATAGTGGTCTAATTCCGCTATTCTCGGTCATCGGTAAAAAGGGTCACTCATTCCCGAAAATTGCAAAAAGTAATCAAATCGCGGATCAATCGGTTAGATAATTGTCCCTTTAGGGGTACTATGAAGCAGAAGCTTCAAGAGAATGAAAAGGCATTGGCTCCCGTTGATGCCTTTTTTATTTTAAATTTTTACCTGATGTAAAACCTGGCTATTCCAAATACCGTTATTAATATAAATCCCTTTAAAGCGTGGCCACCATTGTCAAATACCAACTTAGAACGATTATTCCTTCTGATCAGCTAAAGCATGTACTTTAAAAGCCTCTAAATGAATATTTATTCTTATATTCAGTTCGTTAACTAGCCTTAAGGCATTGCATTTGTTTAACCTTTTAATTGCCGTTTATGAAAACCATTTTTTCTGTGCTGGCCATTTTTTTAATAATCTGCCAGGTTTCAAAAGCTCAAACTAATTGTGACGATTTGAAAAAAGAAAATGAGTATCTTAAGAAATCATTACAAATTAATACGCCAACTAAAACTGTTACTACCGACAAAATTGATTTCAACCTGATAAAATGTGAGGGAAATACAAAAGACCAAACAGTTAATTTAATCTTAACCTTGGTTAATCATGCTGCTAACAGGCGCATTCTATTCGATCCTGCCAAAGCTATAGATATTGAAGGTAATGAGTACAGAAGTGACAGGATATCACTTGGTACTCAGGATAATAGTAATGATCTCTATACCGATGTTCCGCTTAAAACAGTGATCAGATTATCAAAGGTACTACCGGCAGCAAAAATTTTAAAAATAGTTCCTCTTAAGTTCTTTGACCCTTCTTCAGGCCATTTTGAGGTGGAGTTAAAAGATCTGACTATCAGTTGGAAGTAATTTCCGCAAGGGAAATATACGCTGAACAGGAGGCACCGCAACGCTGCCTGGCATTGAGCAGCTGACATTTTCAATTTAACACTATAATTATGAAAACGCCAGGAAACATAATACTAATAGCAGGTTTAATATTGGCCTTTAATTTAATCTCCTGCTCGTCAGCATCTTCAAAAGATCCCTTAATGATATTTTAAACAACCAATTATAAGCTCAGAATATTAGCTGAAATTGGTTAAATTACCCTCCCGTTTTGGGCACCAACATAAAAGGCTATTCAATGAATAGCCTTTTATGTTCACATCTCCATATCCAGCAAAATACATCGATCTTTCGTTTACACTAAGCATCACAATCCGTTTTCCATCTATGAAGGCTGCCGTACGGCGACATTGGTTTTTTGTCTGAAATTCATCGATGACATTTGCCATCATGAACAAACAAAATTTAAACAGGATGATCCTGTTGATCGCCCTCTCGCTTTTTTCCTGTAAAAAGAGCAACCAGGGATCAAATCCCGAAAAAAAGCCCATACCCACAGAACATGGCACCGCAGCGGGAATTGCAACAACTCAAATAATAGGTCCATCAGGTGGTATTATCCAATCGCCGGACGGGAATATAAAAATTGAAATCCCTGCCGGAGCTTTAACCTCCGAAGTCAATCTTAGCATACAGCCGGTAACCAGTACTCTTCAGTCTGCAACCGGAACAGTTTACCGCCTTGGCCCTGAAAATGTGAACTTTCAAAAGGATGTGAGGATCAGCTTCAAATACACAGATGAAAACCTTATTGGAACAACAGAAAACGATCTTTACATAGCATATCAGGATGCCGAAGGATATTGGAGAAGGGTTATTCTTACAGATATAGACAAGTCCAACAGGATTCTGTCGGTCAGCACCAGGCATTTTAGCGACTGGACGCTGGAGCGGATCTTTTACATTAAGGTTAGAGGGGAATCCACCCTTTCCGCTAATGAAAATACAAAGCTGGAAGTTCATTATGATGATATAAGTACAATTCACTCCACAGATAATGATGCTCTCCTCGCTCCGGGTGGCCCCGTGCCGGTTAAAAACATTGGTGGATGGTTTATCAATGGTGCCGGGAAAGTTGATAATCCTTCATCAAACGTTGTAGTTTATACCGCTCCTGCCAGCATACCAGCCCCGGCAACAATAGCCGTTGGCGTTAATATAAAAAACATGGTCAACAAACGCCATCCCGACAGGCCGGGCAATACTGGTTTAGTTATCGTGCAAGTTCCTATTCAGCTGGTACCGGAAGAATATTTTATCTGGGAATTTGATGGCAGCTCACATATCGCACTTTCAATCGACGGAGCATTGATAGGAACAACCACAAATATTATAGGCACAGGGCTCTCTGGTGGCGTAAGTCTTTGGTTAAATGAAGCAAAACCCGGTAGTTATGACCAGGGAAGTGCAGTGGCTGCTGGGAATTTCAGCCTCCAGCTATCTGTTTCCAACCAGCCAAGTGTAATATGGCTGGGTACCTATTATAACTGCAATGAAAGTACACCCCGTTATGGAAAAGGTAAACTAAATATTACCAACTATGGTAATATCGCCGGTTTCATTGAAGGTGATTTTACGGCAACCGTATACACGCGGGAGTCCAGCTGTACAAACAGAAGCAAACAGATTTCAGGAAGTTTTAAGATAAGAAGAAAGGCTTAGACAAAAGAAAACCCCAAAAAGGCAGGCTCAAATTGGGTCTGCCTTTGATTTTGCCCCAAAGCTGCGTATTTTTAAATGGTCATTCATCGACGAAAGCGTATGTTCGTCTACGTATCTCCATACCATAGGTACCAAATACTAACTTTGTAATCTGTATAAAAAGGAAACTTGTTGAGAGACTACCCGATATTTAAGCACTTGTTGTATTGGCTGATCGCATTCAGCCTTCTTACGTTTATTTACGGCACGGCGTTCGACAGCTTCAATCTTGGCACAAAAGTGATCCTGATCCTTTTGCCTGTGCATATGTGCTATTTCTATCTGATCACCTACTTTATCCTGCCTCGTTTTTTCTTTCGCGGCAGGTATATACAGGCATTTTTTGCCGTTTTAGCAACGATGATATTCATCGCCACCCTGTACAGGGTCACGGAGGTTTTCATTTCTGATCCTTATATCTACAAATTTTATAAAGCACAGGACGCAAACTTTACCTGGAGCAAGATGAACCACTCACTCTGGGAGCAATTAAACAACCGGTTTGATTTTGTTAATGCAATAGAACGCAGCAATTCTGTCATCTGGATCTGCGTAACGCTTCGGATGTTCATTATGTGGCAAGAACGGAAACAGGCAGCCCTCCAGGCTGAACTGAATTTCTTAAAAGCACAGTTACACCCTCATTTCCTTTTCAATGCCCTGAACAACCTTTATGCGCTCTCTCTGGACAATGCACCTCAAACACCCGAAATCATACTGGGCATTTCCAATATCCTCCGATATGTACTGTACGAATGCTCTGCTGACAAAGTACTGCTGAAAAGGGATCTTGAAGTACTAAACGATTACATCAGACTGGAAAAGCTCCGCTATGAGGAACGCCTGGAATTAAATGTGAATATTCGTAACAACGCCGGTGATCAGGAGATTTCCCCATTGCTGATGCTCCCCCTCGTGGAAAATGCGTTTAAACATGGAGCAGCGGAAACGGTGGACGCTCCGTGGATTAACATCGAAATCTATGCTTCGTCAGTTGATCTGATAGTGAAGATCAGCAATAGCAAACCTGAACAGGCTGTTGCATATCAAAAGCGATCCAATGCCCATATAGGAATGACTAATGTGGAGAAAAGACTGAAATTACTATATCCGGAAATGCACACTTTTAAATGGTACGATGAAGAAGACTGCTTCATCACCGAATTGAAGGTCCAATTAATAAAGCCATGACCATTAGAACACTGATAGTAGACGACGAGCCTCATGCGGTGGATATCATAAAGCGATATGCTGCTAATGTTCCCGGGATAGAAATTGTAGCAACCTGCAACAATGCTATTCAGGCTTTCCAGCTTATTCAAAACACCAAAATAGATTTGATCTTCCTGGATATAAAAATGCCGGGGCTTTCAGGAACAGATCTTGTACGCAGCCTCAAATCTCCTCCACTGGTCATATTCACAACTGCCTACCAGGAATATGCACTTGACGGATTCGATCTAAATGCCATTGATTACCTGGTAAAACCCATTCCCTTGAATCGGTTCCTGCGGGCAATCGATAAGGTAATGCAGTTTATTAACGGTGATAAGAACCGGACAGACACACAGGAACTTAAGCCTGCACCAATAGAACCGGCAAATCATTTTCTGTATCTGCGGATAGATCGCCGTTTAATAAAGGTCAATACGCAAGACATATTATGGATTGAAAGTGTAAAGGATTATATAAAAGTGATCACTACCGAAAAAGTACTGATCACTAAACAAAAGATCAGTGTAGTAGAAAAGCTGCTTCCTATAAGTGAGTTCATGCGGATTCACCGTTCTTATATCATTCCCATTGATTACATTGAAAGTTACCATCCCAATTATATTGTTATAGCAGGAAATAAAATCCCCATCGGCCGTAACTACAAGCAGGCATGCGCCAGAATATTCGACCAGCCAACTGGCAATCTATAATCCCTTTACCTCCCAAAACAACATTACAACGACAAAATCCGCCATATGTCGATCAAATTTGTATAGCCCGGAGAATACCACCAAACTTGCACTCTCAAACTTAAACAGACCTTATATGGATTTACAAAAAGACCAATTCAGGAGCTATCAGGGTGGATATTTCAGAACACTTATTGCTCCCGATCAAACCGGTAATGCTCTGGCATTGCTGGAACTCACTTTACCCCAAGGTGCAGAACCCCCAGCCCACATCCACAACAATGAAGATGAATCTTTTTATGTCGTAGAAGGCCAGGTATCGGTAAGCGTTGCCGGTTCAGCAACCGTGCTTAACCCAGGTGAAGCATTATTTGCACCCAGGAATGTTCCTCACTCGTTTCGTATCCTCACAGAAAAAGCAACGATCATTAACCTGATAACTCCGGGCACACTCTGGAATTATTTCATAGAATTCAGCAGCCCGATCGAAGGGATCCCCCAAATCGCTATCCCCTCAATAGCACCGCCAGAGGATATTTTAAAACAGATGATCAATGTAATCACCGACCGGTATAAAGTAAGTTTTATTTAAATCAATATATCTAAAAATGAAAGCAATTTTATATCTCTATATATCACTCTTAGTTGTATTTGCTGCCTGCTCATCCAATCAACCCAAGGCAAACAAAACATTCCGGATCGTTGAAAACCGTTCTGTCGTGGAATGGAAAGGCTCAGCTCCTACACATTTTCATAAGGGAACATTCCAGGTAACCGGCTCTTTCGAAACCAATGGCGAAGGAAATATAACCAGTGGTCAATTTGTAATCCCCATCGCCAGTATTATCAATACCGATCTTCCTGAGCCCGCGAAGAACGAGCTTATCAATCATTTAAAAAGCCCTGATTTCTTTAACCTTGCACAGCACCCGGAAGCAAGTTTTCGTATTAATAACGTGCTCTATGAGGGCGAGCAAAAACCTGATTCCAACCAGGTTACAGTAGTAGGTGATTTTTCCATGATCGGCCAGACACACCCTATCAATTTTATAGCTAGTGTAATACATGAAGGAGACAGGATTTCAGTAGAGGCAACATTTAGCATCAACCGCCTTAAATGGGGAATGACAAGTTTTAGTGATCCCAAAGCTGAACTTTATATCCTACCGGACGTTGAGCTAAAATTACATATCCAGGCAGAAAAAACAATGCACTAAAGCAGCTAAAACTGTTATCCCAAAACTAAAAAAGCCTGCCAACAAAAGTTGAGCAGGCCTTTTTGATAACTAAAGTTTCATTCAGCATTTAAACAATATTTCGCTATAAGCTTCTTGTCTACTTTCCCGATCCGCGCAAGAATATTGAAAAAGATAAGTAATGGCGACAATAATGCCAGGGCACCAGGTTGGTGCATATCACTCATTCGTGTAACAACGGCCAGATCTAATAAGCTCAGCGGTATTCCTTTGCCATTTGTTCGTTTATCCCTCGCCAGACCGTACAAGATGCAGAGCGCATTTTCAAATCCACTAAATCCTGGTTGTACAATGGTAGTGAAAACTACCGGGGCACCAAACTCATTGGCAAAACGGTGCGCCTGCCCTTTTTCTATTATAAATTTCTGGCCTGGCAGCAACTTCACCACCATATTCTTCAAGTAGAGCGTTAATTCTCCTTCAGTAACTACGAAGGTCTCTGAAAAATTCTTATGATAATGCATAGGTGTTCCCCCGCCAGGCATCAGCTTTACAACTAATGTGCTGATGCGCCCGTTAGTTTCGGCGGCAGTTTGTGTGAAAGTTATTTCGTCCTTTATGACCGGATTAATAATCGTTTTCTTCATCGGATCTTATTATGTTTAATGTCAATTTTAACCGAAGAAAACGGATCTGCAAAGACAGATCGACATAAAGCAACTTCTATATGTAAACACCAAAAATTGTCGACAGTCGTCAATTCTGGCAGAAATCTTGTACTCTACCCTATATGGAAAACCAACACACCCCCTGGTGGCAAAAAGCCATCATCTACCAAATATACCCCCGCTCCTATCAGGACAGTAACGGAGACGGCGTCGGTGACCTCCAGGGCATCCTCAACCGCCTGGATCATCTCCAGTGGCTGGGCATTGATGCCATATGGCTCTCTCCCATCTTCCCCTCTCCCATGGCTGATTTTGGCTACGATGTAAGTGATTATACAGGCGTGCATGAGATCTTCGGCAACCTGGAAGACCTCGAGGCATTAATAGACGCAGCCCACCAAAGAGGCATAAAACTGCTGTTGGACCTCGTCCCCAATCATACATCCAACGAACATCCCTGGTTCCTGGAATCCCGCTCTTCCAGAGACAACC includes:
- a CDS encoding dipeptidase, producing the protein MQVWKDYQAQNKDRFLNELLDLLRIPSVSADSRHNEDTKRCAEAVKQRLTDAGADKVEVCPTAGHPIVYGEKIIDPSLPTVLVYGHYDVQPPDPLDLWTSPPFEPVIKDGKIYARGSADDKGQFYMHVKAFETMNKTNTLPCNIKFMIEGEEEVGSNNLGVFLENNKERLKADVVLISDTSMISMDNPSIDTGLRGLAYMEVAVTGANRDLHSGVYGGAVANPATILAKMIASLHDENNHITIPGFYNGVQELSVAERESLNKAPFDEAEYKKDLGVDELWGEKGYTTIERTGIRPTLEVNGIWGGYTGEGAKTVLPGKAFAKISMRLVPGQDWVAISDLFKAHFEKIAPKSVKVSVTAHHGGSPYVTPTDNIAFKAASKAIATTFGKDPIPVRGGGSIPIVALFEKTLGLKTVLMGFGLDSDNLHSPNEKYGLENFYKGIETIPYFHQYFAEMSKK
- a CDS encoding phosphoglycerate kinase is translated as MSKFSDHNFKGQKALIRVDFNVPLNDQFEITDDTRMTAAVPTIKKILKDGGAVILMSHLGRPKDGPTNKYSLKHLVFHLISLLDGTTVKFAEDCIGETAEKAALNLQMGEVLLLENLRFYKEEEKGDRAFAEKLSKLGDVYVNDAFGTAHRAHASTAIIADFYPADKKMFGLLMEAETISAEKVLHSAEKPFTAILGGAKVSDKILIIENLMNKANNIIIGGGMAYTFLKAQGKEIGNSLVENDKLDLANELLAKAKSLGVQLLIPEDSIAADKFAADANTQLVSNDNIPAGWMGLDIGAKSIAKFSEVIAASKTILWNGPMGVFEMEAFQGGTKAIADAIVKATENGAFSLVGGGDSVAAVNKFGLAEKVSYVSTGGGAMLEYFEGKELPGIAAIKK
- the gap gene encoding type I glyceraldehyde-3-phosphate dehydrogenase, producing MGTSLKIGINGFGRIGRLVYRQIYNMPGIDVVAINDLTSPAVLAHLLKYDSAQGRFGQEVKHSDNSISVNGEEVKIYAQKDPSQIPWKDHGIDVVIECTGFFADKDKAEAHIKAGAKRVVISAPATGDLKTVVFNVNHDILDGSETVISCASCTTNCLAPMAKVLNDKYGIVTGLMTTIHAYTNDQNTLDAPHPKGDLRRARAAAANIVPNSTGAAKAIGLVLPELKGKLDGSAQRVPTITGSLTELTTILSKKVTVEEINAAMKAAANESYGYTEDEIVSTDIIGINYGSLFDATQTRVLTQGDIQLVKTVSWYDNEMSYVSQLVRTVKHFAGLISK
- a CDS encoding restriction endonuclease; protein product: MEKCFLKIGAQVRAWEYGPPAFLQFLFAEDSFYKEPAGKAMLTYKKIGYTSTCGKALERFSKDGFDWQIMEKVYASYYDELYENFANLLEYHVTTNHTDWEDEIQKDYIRNYLNGLSKLSKSDQLKDFKAFYVPMLLAESGEKTSIVKSKDGEKYTLKKYEHRRMQNNFDYFLLDRYLGLPPWILLIAGLFTNRNNQNWNFDEVISAMDIKLLLEGHPPETTIDLNLSGIIHYDHEIEGLHERLTKRLVNKLNLYGSLLRTVIEKDVTARNIHLKMHVKETLATMADRKASNDLKGKILEELMSNIFSNVNGFHVTSTRISLGDEEIDLVLRNNINRPFWMAFGSPLIFAECKNWSKKVGASEFRDFEGKLRNHKSVIKLSFFISYMGFSSEVESAIKRSSQDGAHIVLIQGSDLKQYVESDVEVLDWLENLATRLY
- a CDS encoding sensor histidine kinase, producing MLRDYPIFKHLLYWLIAFSLLTFIYGTAFDSFNLGTKVILILLPVHMCYFYLITYFILPRFFFRGRYIQAFFAVLATMIFIATLYRVTEVFISDPYIYKFYKAQDANFTWSKMNHSLWEQLNNRFDFVNAIERSNSVIWICVTLRMFIMWQERKQAALQAELNFLKAQLHPHFLFNALNNLYALSLDNAPQTPEIILGISNILRYVLYECSADKVLLKRDLEVLNDYIRLEKLRYEERLELNVNIRNNAGDQEISPLLMLPLVENAFKHGAAETVDAPWINIEIYASSVDLIVKISNSKPEQAVAYQKRSNAHIGMTNVEKRLKLLYPEMHTFKWYDEEDCFITELKVQLIKP
- a CDS encoding LytR/AlgR family response regulator transcription factor, which translates into the protein MTIRTLIVDDEPHAVDIIKRYAANVPGIEIVATCNNAIQAFQLIQNTKIDLIFLDIKMPGLSGTDLVRSLKSPPLVIFTTAYQEYALDGFDLNAIDYLVKPIPLNRFLRAIDKVMQFINGDKNRTDTQELKPAPIEPANHFLYLRIDRRLIKVNTQDILWIESVKDYIKVITTEKVLITKQKISVVEKLLPISEFMRIHRSYIIPIDYIESYHPNYIVIAGNKIPIGRNYKQACARIFDQPTGNL
- a CDS encoding cupin domain-containing protein, whose amino-acid sequence is MDLQKDQFRSYQGGYFRTLIAPDQTGNALALLELTLPQGAEPPAHIHNNEDESFYVVEGQVSVSVAGSATVLNPGEALFAPRNVPHSFRILTEKATIINLITPGTLWNYFIEFSSPIEGIPQIAIPSIAPPEDILKQMINVITDRYKVSFI
- a CDS encoding YceI family protein, translating into MKAILYLYISLLVVFAACSSNQPKANKTFRIVENRSVVEWKGSAPTHFHKGTFQVTGSFETNGEGNITSGQFVIPIASIINTDLPEPAKNELINHLKSPDFFNLAQHPEASFRINNVLYEGEQKPDSNQVTVVGDFSMIGQTHPINFIASVIHEGDRISVEATFSINRLKWGMTSFSDPKAELYILPDVELKLHIQAEKTMH
- a CDS encoding cupin domain-containing protein; protein product: MKKTIINPVIKDEITFTQTAAETNGRISTLVVKLMPGGGTPMHYHKNFSETFVVTEGELTLYLKNMVVKLLPGQKFIIEKGQAHRFANEFGAPVVFTTIVQPGFSGFENALCILYGLARDKRTNGKGIPLSLLDLAVVTRMSDMHQPGALALLSPLLIFFNILARIGKVDKKLIAKYCLNAE